In Phalacrocorax carbo chromosome 1, bPhaCar2.1, whole genome shotgun sequence, the genomic stretch ttttttcaataaatctATAAATATGTCCTAACATAACACGCATTGTTTTGTTATGCTTTGGAAAGAGACTTAAAATTCTAAAAAAGGACACCATATTATACATGTGTTATTCAAAAGGTTTTTCTTGccctctttttattttgagtGCTTATTAAAAGCCTAAATTCCTTCACATTTCTGGAtcctcctatttttttttctcttgctctttagcTAGAGCTTGGATAATCAGCGTATTCTCCATCAAATCTATGGCTGTTTTCTGGTTCAAGCTAAGGCtatttttgtccctttttgAATTTTTGGAGTGAGATTCTGGTCTCTTACTTTGTGCTACTTGAAGGAACTGCATTGACTAAGTTATTCCATCATAAGCAATTGTTTAAATTTGGATTCAAAGCTAATAAAGAAATATCAGTTTGTGTTGTATCTTCACCCCAAACTCACCGACTGAAAATGCACATCTATTCCATCTCTTTCATTCCTTCTCAGCATAAGGCAGCAGAGATATACATAGATGGAAGATGTTAAAGGGGACTAATACCCTTTGGAGGTAAAGTTATTGTAGCCCTGTTTCTGAAATTTTGAGAGAAGTGTAGCATTTCCAGAAGTGGCTGAAAAAATATAAGGGATAAGCACCCATtttcataaattacttggaAAACTTCAGCAAAGGACTTAGGTGCTCTTATATATGTACGCTGACACtaaatgtgttttaaacatAGCACAATTTTTATTGTTGCTCCTAGTAAAGTTATACAAAAATATCTGTTAAAGCAACttgtttcataaaatattatttttattttccaaatatgttTGTGGAAAATTACCTTAAATTAGAAGTTTTAAACCTGACTGTTTCGTAAATATATTCATTACTACTCATAAATTTTTTGAGTACTTATTACCAGGATGGAAAAATTCTAAGAATCTGGATATGATTAATAATACCTTTGAAAAAATGAGCTAAACATAACCATCTGACCCCTCCAGGTTTTTAAGAAAATTCTGCTAGGAGCTTGCGGATTCCTTTATACTACCTGCCTCCTACTACCTTGGTTATCTCATGCAATATACTATATTGATAGCTCCACTTGACATATGTAACCAGTGCAATTCTAATTTCATTTAAACCGCTTTAGTACTTGTACCATTTTCACATAACTCTCTGTTCAGCTCAGCGCAGAAAGCATCAGACCCACTTCATTCTGTTAATGCAATCTAATTAAGTTAGGAGAGTTCATCCAGATTCATACTGCTAGAAATGAGCAGAATCTTGGAAAATGGATGAAAATATGTGCTTGTAAAGTATACCTACTTTATGGCTATGCCTACACTGGTAAATTAAATGTGGCCAGGATCTTTCCTGGGCACTGAGGACAAACGGTGTCAAATAATCCGTGTCTATGTCAGTAAAACCATTTTAGCTTCCCAAACAGGGTGTCTGTATGCAAACATCCTCTAGAAATGGTCCCTGAAAAGTACCTCTTTGAGGGAGAACTACTGAATACTTACAAAATATATGCCCGAGAATGTCCTAAAATAGGTCTGTTACAGAATATGAGAATGTTTGAATTTACAGGTATATTCACAGCCTGTATTGTTCAGAGGACTCAAATCAAGACTAAATACAGTGTAACCAGCCCAGTTAGTTGCTGTTTTTTAGTACCAGAATATCAGAAAGCTGCTCAAGCTTGTCTCTCTTTCACTTTCCATTAAATCACTAAAACTGCCCAACCTTCATTTGGGCTGttgctacagaaataaatagaaCCAAGACAGATTTACACCAACATAATCATAGGCTTCAGCGCCAGAAGGGACTGTTGCTATTGTCATGATGGAGTGTGCCTACAGAAGCCAATAGACCTCCGTACTGTGTTTTAGGCAATGTGGCAGTAATGagcaagagacaaaaaaagGTCTGGAAGCTCTCGGTATTAGAACAGCACAGTATAGTTCAGCTATATAAGAACATATCAcctaaataaatatgtaaaattacCTTGATTTAATTTGCAGTGCTTTTAAATGGAGAGAATACCTACTGATTTTGCTTCTTAATTCCTCTGAGCAAAAGAGTTTACTTCCTATGTATCTTTTGAAGATGAAGAACCACAGCTGGTTCTTCTGCACTctaaagatttattttgtttgtttggtttttaatttaaaagcagacAAGTTTAGCTGGAGAGTTTTAAACTCTTGGAAAGGGGTAGAGCCTCTGAACACTCTTTGCTTCTATTTCCAATCATTCTGTCACCATCTTGCAATGGTTATGTTCTAGCAATTTGTGTACATAAATCCCGCTTTTTGTCACCTAACTGCTTCAGCAGACCCAAGCCTGTTTAGCCTGCTAAAGGCCACGTCTGGACACAAAGGAATAACTTTCCTCCTTCCACCTTAACTTTAGGTTCTTAATTATGCAGCCTAAATCCCacagtcagaaaaagaaaagacaaagaggCAAATTAACAGCTCTAAATGAAGATTAAATCCACATAAATCCTAATTTGCTCTCTGGTAGTGCTTACTTTCTCTCCAGGGATGTCTAAGGGAATGCAGCATGGCTAAGCTCCCAACTTGTGCACATCACTTAAGTGCCTAGAGTCGGCAGGATAATTCTGGCACAATcagcctttctcttccccttcccctttgcCCGTCCTTACCTGccatgaagagaaaaaagatgctGGGCTGAGTAAATTAGGGTTGGTGGGATGTCTGCCACCCATGTACTCGTCAGTGCAGACTACACAGTCCTCTGCATCTCGCCAGTCCCAGTAGGGGATGGTGAAGTTCTCATCACCTGTTATCTTCTGCATCTCACGTTCCCATATCAGCAGAAAGACCCGATGCCAAGGTAGAAAACCAGGGGCTTCGTGGGCAAAATCAATGTCCTGCCACACATTGGACCCACCTAAGAGTGTGTCTCGAGAGGCATAATAATGCATCCACACAAAAAGGTCATACACATTGATGCTTCTGAACATGGGGTTGGAGCCATTGTTCATCTGAGTATATGTGCCAGTAGCAATAACATAGTCCTGACTAGGGGTGTTCTTTGCCAAGTTAAGGTAGGCAAGAAACTTGTCCTTCTCACTGGTGGTGAGCTGGAAGatgtttcttcttgttctcAGTCGCCTTTCAGTGCAGTTGGGTCCTGAGAAACCAAACTTGCACTCCCCACAGTTGAATCCCATGAAGTTGCCTTCACATTTACATGTCCGGTTGTAAAATACAGAGGGCCAATCCTCTCTGTCATCCACTCCTGAGAAAGGGAACTgtgggcccagaggagcctgagagagaaggatgttctGGCAGGACCCTCTGCTGGAAAGCTCCCCACAAGGGGACCCGTCTCCATCCCAGGGGGGACAGCACTCCTTCCTCAGCAAGCTCTGCCTGTTTGCACAAGCTCTGGGGAACTGGCCGGTGGACGGCTGAAGGATGACTAGCAGAAAACCCATGGCAAACAGCAACATCCTCAAAGAGCAGCAGGACAGAATCAGTGTTACGCTTCAGTGCATGGAGTGCTGTCTCTGCCCCCTCCAAAGTCCTGGGTTTGAAAGAAATTCCTCCCCTCCACCAGGAATGCTTCACTGCTGGCTTCTGCTGTAGTGCACCCTCCAATGTCCTTCCCCATTCCTACCCTGGATGCATTTACACACAAAATACACTTCAGTGTTAATCTGATTATCACATGTTCTGGGTGAAAGCCAAGTGACTCTTTTCCCCATCCCCTACAGGTTTCAAAATACAGGCATTTATTATAAACTTTCATCTTCTGCCTAGCACATGATTGCTTTCCTCTGGCAATTGGAGaggaagtaaaatgaaaatttggaCACAAAAAATTGTCGGCTCTTCAAATTCCTTGTTTGATTATATGTTTTAGAGTAAATGGTTGTTCAAAAAAAGACCCAGAACAATCTGATCAGTTAAATAAGCACAGTGAacctaaaaaaagagaaaataaacaatttgGGCACAAGctatctattttttttaagaggaagcAAATGTAATATGTGGTCAGATTAAGTGTGAACATAAGACAGAACTAGAATAAATTGTTTGGTTTggcatttttatatttcagcatAAGCTGCCTTTCCTGGGCCAGCATACAGCAAAGTAACCTCACAAGGGAAGcaataaattattcagaaaaaaacaattttttgttcCTTTAGAATCCATAGCGCTTTGACAGTTAATGACACACTGAAATCTGCACCCAAATCTTCTTTGCCATTTTGTGGGGAATACAGGCAACCTGCCACTAGATTTGCAGAAAGCACTTTAAGCAGTTGTCTTCGGATCCC encodes the following:
- the TYR gene encoding tyrosinase — translated: MLLFAMGFLLVILQPSTGQFPRACANRQSLLRKECCPPWDGDGSPCGELSSRGSCQNILLSQAPLGPQFPFSGVDDREDWPSVFYNRTCKCEGNFMGFNCGECKFGFSGPNCTERRLRTRRNIFQLTTSEKDKFLAYLNLAKNTPSQDYVIATGTYTQMNNGSNPMFRSINVYDLFVWMHYYASRDTLLGGSNVWQDIDFAHEAPGFLPWHRVFLLIWEREMQKITGDENFTIPYWDWRDAEDCVVCTDEYMGGRHPTNPNLLSPASFFSSWQVICTRSEEYNSQQALCNATGEGPILRNPGNNDKSRTPRLPSSAEVEFCLSLTQYESGSMDKMANYSFRNTLEGFADPRTAISNISQSGLHNALHIYMNGSMSQVQGSANDPIFVLHHAFVDSIFERWLRRHRPMLEVYPAANAPIGHNRENYMVPFIPLYRNGEFFKPSRELGYDYAYLQEPALDSFQEFLIPYLEQARQIWAWLVGAAVIGGIITAVLTGLILACRKKRRGTSSEIQPLLIESEDYNNISYQSNF